Proteins from a genomic interval of Sphingobacterium lactis:
- a CDS encoding methylenetetrahydrofolate reductase: protein MKIVDHIKNAKGKTLYSFELLPPAKGQGIQSIFQTMDELMEFKPPFIDVTYHREDYLYKQHSNGLLERVSYRKRPGTVAICAAIMSKYKVDAVPHLICGGFTKEETENALIDLNFLGIDNVLVLRGDARKGDADFIPTVGGHAYATDLLQQVVDMNRGQYLHEDIVTSEKTNFCIGVAGYPEKHFESPNFNTDFKWLKKKVEMGAEFIVTQMFFNVEKYKEFVTKCRENDIHVPIIPGLKPLTTKKQLITLPRIFHLDIPEDLSDAVESCKTNADVRQVGEEWLVQQCKELIEFGAPVLHFYTMSNPGPTRKIVEKLV, encoded by the coding sequence ATGAAAATTGTAGATCACATCAAGAACGCAAAAGGGAAGACGCTGTATTCTTTTGAATTGTTGCCACCAGCGAAGGGACAAGGTATCCAAAGTATATTCCAGACAATGGATGAACTGATGGAATTCAAGCCCCCATTCATTGATGTTACGTACCATAGAGAGGATTACCTGTATAAGCAGCACTCGAACGGCCTGTTGGAGCGTGTTTCCTATAGAAAGCGCCCAGGAACGGTAGCGATCTGTGCGGCGATTATGAGTAAATACAAGGTGGATGCGGTGCCACACCTGATCTGCGGAGGCTTCACCAAGGAAGAAACGGAAAATGCACTCATTGACCTGAATTTCTTGGGTATCGACAATGTCTTGGTATTGCGTGGCGATGCACGCAAGGGCGACGCCGATTTTATCCCTACCGTCGGCGGGCATGCGTATGCAACGGATTTGCTACAGCAGGTCGTGGATATGAACCGCGGACAATACCTGCATGAGGATATCGTCACCTCCGAGAAAACCAACTTCTGTATCGGTGTGGCCGGTTACCCTGAAAAGCATTTCGAATCCCCGAACTTCAATACCGATTTCAAATGGTTGAAGAAAAAAGTGGAAATGGGAGCCGAATTTATCGTAACCCAGATGTTCTTTAACGTGGAAAAATACAAGGAATTCGTAACGAAATGCCGTGAAAATGATATCCATGTACCTATTATCCCGGGATTAAAACCATTGACGACCAAAAAGCAATTGATTACCCTACCACGGATCTTCCATCTGGATATTCCAGAGGATTTGAGTGATGCCGTGGAATCCTGCAAAACCAATGCAGATGTTCGCCAAGTAGGTGAGGAGTGGTTGGTACAGCAGTGTAAGGAATTGATCGAATTTGGTGCACCGGTATTGCATTTCTATACCATGAGTAACCCTGGACCGACACGGAAAATCGTCGAAAAATTGGTGTAA
- a CDS encoding GLPGLI family protein — protein sequence MNLFKYIILLTILCSSGIAKSQDQYIITYSGKLLSASMTSRLQNEASDPDMLKAFTEIISGFEVMYSLYIDSRKRESIFIEDREYGLDGPPPFKQLTSYYKADSQFYFEDLFRGKKFNIKDTPKNLNWLITKETLTIGNFTCKKAILKDDPFHTIAWFSEDYPLPFGPYIGNGLPGLVVLLENDYYSIQVKEIKKQAIPAKVVKSMAAFPAKQGISLQEYYKEVKPLLKTMSQENIIN from the coding sequence ATGAACTTATTCAAATATATTATCCTGTTAACTATACTTTGTAGTTCGGGTATTGCTAAATCCCAAGATCAATATATAATTACCTATTCAGGTAAACTGCTATCTGCGTCAATGACGAGCCGTCTTCAAAACGAAGCTTCTGACCCAGACATGCTAAAAGCTTTCACAGAAATCATCAGCGGATTTGAGGTTATGTACTCCTTATATATCGATTCTAGAAAAAGGGAATCAATATTTATAGAAGACAGGGAATATGGGCTCGATGGTCCCCCACCATTTAAACAGTTAACCAGCTATTATAAGGCCGATAGCCAGTTCTATTTTGAAGACCTCTTTCGCGGCAAGAAATTTAATATTAAGGATACTCCAAAAAATTTAAACTGGCTCATTACAAAAGAAACCCTTACCATAGGTAACTTCACCTGTAAAAAGGCAATTTTGAAGGATGATCCATTTCACACGATTGCCTGGTTTTCGGAAGACTATCCCCTTCCCTTTGGTCCGTATATCGGAAATGGGCTTCCGGGGTTGGTGGTCCTCCTGGAGAATGATTATTACAGCATCCAAGTTAAGGAAATCAAAAAACAGGCGATTCCAGCGAAGGTGGTGAAATCTATGGCAGCTTTTCCAGCAAAACAAGGTATTTCTTTGCAAGAATATTATAAGGAGGTAAAACCCTTGTTGAAAACCATGAGTCAGGAAAATATCATAAACTAA
- a CDS encoding DUF2723 domain-containing protein, whose product MSYSRMNTILGWVCGIIACTVYILTTESSVSWWDTGEFIASAYKLEVVHQPGAPLFLMIQNIFSNLGFGNTERIAYWMNFGSAVCSGLTIVFLFWTITALARKLLLGQGNGTSVQHIQILCAGVVGALAYSFTDTFWFSAVESEVYAMSSLCTAVVFWLALKWERRADEADANKWLLLIAFVMGLSIGVHLLNLLTIPALALLIYFRKAKSITWQGAAKSFGWGVLVLALILWGVIQYTVRFAAFSDLFFVNTLGLPFGSGIAAFVLLLIAALVTGIVYSIKKNKPVLNLALLSLCFVYFGFTSYTMLLVRAQTNISLNNYDPDDAFSFLSYLSREQYQSEPLLKGPTFTSQVVGVEDGKTYRKDEERYASIDFVKGYSYDKQVLFPRMYSSKHADFYRQYLGLGADESPSFVDNMKFFFGYQVVHMYSRYFFWNFVGRQNDVPSQGEGTAGNWLSGIDFVDEIRLPGISSISEDMWDNPSRATYFFLPLLLGIVGILWQVKKNKRDAGIVALLFFFTGLAIVLYLNQTPVQPRERDYAYAGSFYMFAIWIGLGVLGVMDFLQRRSKLSVQKITYATAAICMLAGPVLLLKENWVGHDRSGRKMTRELALNTLQSCDPNAILFTYGDNDTFPLWYLQEVEGIRTDVRVINYGYLSSDWYVEQMMQDMNASKAVPIGFSYDKVKKGIRDGIHVYDMGIEGYTDVDMLLNVMLSDSNENKVQLQNGSYINVLPTRKMQLKVDKDAVLAHVGLPKEWQAHIPEYMQWEFNEDVVSRADLSLMSILVNNNWERPIYYTSFSPNSIHMGLDKYLASEGLVNKLMPVDVGQPNDRPSLVNAEKLYANAMDKFQWSDISDLDYFDVDSNFYYDNWIYSDVYESGMYALVQRGEMGKAKQLALKAYAFQPKNVRSARQSFSNVVLLDTLVKVKEMDKAKMLATKHLKAIGENLDYQAAILQKANTGYDLYAIRLGVGALEQYLPILKELGDEQLLATATQMDKKYKAVFM is encoded by the coding sequence ATGAGCTATTCCAGAATGAATACGATCTTAGGCTGGGTCTGCGGCATAATTGCCTGCACAGTCTATATCCTGACTACCGAATCTTCCGTGAGTTGGTGGGATACGGGTGAATTTATCGCTTCCGCCTATAAATTGGAGGTTGTCCATCAACCTGGCGCCCCATTATTCCTTATGATCCAGAATATATTCTCCAATCTTGGTTTTGGCAATACGGAACGGATTGCCTATTGGATGAATTTTGGTTCTGCGGTATGCTCCGGTTTGACGATTGTTTTTCTCTTCTGGACCATAACCGCCCTTGCACGGAAACTGCTGTTGGGACAAGGTAACGGTACATCCGTTCAACATATCCAGATCCTTTGCGCGGGTGTAGTTGGTGCCTTGGCTTACAGTTTTACGGATACGTTTTGGTTTTCAGCCGTGGAGTCTGAGGTGTATGCGATGTCCTCCCTATGTACGGCTGTAGTTTTCTGGCTAGCGCTGAAGTGGGAGCGACGTGCGGATGAGGCCGACGCAAATAAATGGCTGCTATTGATCGCATTTGTCATGGGGCTATCCATTGGTGTGCATCTATTAAACTTATTGACCATTCCTGCACTGGCTTTATTGATCTATTTCAGAAAGGCAAAGTCCATTACTTGGCAAGGAGCAGCAAAATCTTTCGGCTGGGGAGTCTTGGTGCTTGCCTTGATCCTGTGGGGTGTCATCCAATATACGGTGCGTTTTGCAGCTTTTTCCGACCTCTTTTTCGTCAATACCCTAGGCCTGCCATTTGGCAGTGGCATAGCGGCATTTGTCCTGTTACTCATCGCGGCTTTGGTCACTGGAATAGTCTATTCCATTAAAAAGAATAAGCCGGTATTGAATCTGGCGCTATTGAGTTTGTGCTTTGTGTATTTTGGCTTTACTTCCTATACCATGTTATTGGTCCGTGCGCAGACCAATATATCCTTGAATAACTACGACCCCGATGATGCTTTTTCTTTTCTGAGCTATCTTTCCAGGGAGCAATATCAATCCGAACCCCTTTTAAAGGGGCCGACGTTTACCTCGCAGGTGGTCGGTGTTGAAGATGGTAAAACATACAGAAAAGATGAAGAGCGCTATGCATCCATCGATTTCGTGAAGGGATATTCCTACGATAAGCAGGTCCTATTTCCGCGGATGTACAGCAGCAAACATGCTGATTTCTACCGCCAGTATTTGGGATTGGGGGCCGATGAGTCACCAAGTTTTGTGGACAACATGAAATTTTTCTTTGGGTATCAAGTGGTGCACATGTACAGTCGGTATTTCTTCTGGAACTTTGTGGGTCGGCAGAACGATGTGCCGAGCCAGGGTGAAGGAACCGCCGGTAATTGGCTTTCAGGGATTGATTTTGTCGATGAAATCCGCCTTCCCGGTATAAGCTCTATTTCTGAAGATATGTGGGATAACCCGAGTCGAGCTACCTATTTTTTCTTGCCGCTCTTGTTGGGGATTGTTGGCATTTTGTGGCAGGTAAAGAAAAATAAACGCGATGCTGGCATTGTGGCATTGCTATTCTTTTTTACCGGTCTGGCCATAGTGTTATATTTGAACCAAACCCCCGTGCAGCCGCGCGAGCGCGATTATGCCTACGCAGGTTCTTTTTATATGTTCGCTATCTGGATCGGACTGGGCGTTTTGGGCGTGATGGATTTTCTGCAACGCCGCAGCAAGCTATCTGTACAGAAGATTACGTATGCGACTGCTGCTATCTGTATGCTGGCTGGACCGGTTTTGTTATTGAAGGAAAATTGGGTCGGACACGACCGATCAGGACGTAAGATGACACGTGAATTGGCTTTAAATACCTTGCAGTCCTGCGATCCAAATGCCATCCTGTTTACCTATGGCGATAACGACACATTCCCGCTGTGGTACTTGCAGGAAGTGGAAGGCATTCGAACGGATGTACGCGTGATCAATTATGGGTACCTCAGTTCGGATTGGTATGTGGAGCAGATGATGCAGGATATGAATGCATCAAAGGCAGTTCCGATCGGGTTCAGCTACGATAAAGTGAAGAAGGGGATCCGTGATGGGATTCATGTCTATGATATGGGCATCGAGGGCTATACAGACGTGGATATGCTCTTGAATGTGATGCTTTCCGATAGCAATGAGAATAAAGTACAGTTGCAGAATGGCAGTTATATCAATGTGCTGCCAACGCGGAAAATGCAGCTAAAGGTCGATAAGGACGCCGTATTGGCACATGTAGGCTTGCCTAAAGAATGGCAGGCCCATATTCCGGAGTATATGCAATGGGAGTTCAATGAGGACGTTGTCAGTCGGGCGGATTTGAGCCTGATGTCCATCTTGGTCAACAACAACTGGGAACGACCGATCTATTATACATCCTTTTCACCCAACAGCATTCACATGGGGTTGGATAAATACCTGGCTTCCGAAGGTTTGGTGAATAAGCTGATGCCGGTGGATGTCGGCCAGCCGAATGACCGCCCAAGCCTAGTGAATGCGGAAAAGCTATATGCCAACGCTATGGACAAATTCCAGTGGTCGGATATTAGTGATCTGGATTATTTTGATGTGGATTCCAATTTCTATTACGACAACTGGATCTATTCAGATGTGTACGAGAGCGGGATGTATGCACTGGTGCAACGGGGAGAGATGGGTAAGGCGAAGCAATTGGCGCTGAAGGCCTATGCATTCCAGCCGAAAAATGTGCGCAGTGCGCGACAATCGTTCTCCAATGTCGTCCTGTTGGATACCTTGGTGAAGGTAAAGGAAATGGATAAAGCTAAAATGCTAGCCACAAAGCATCTCAAAGCCATTGGGGAAAACTTGGATTATCAAGCTGCCATCCTGCAGAAAGCCAACACGGGCTATGATTTATATGCAATCCGGTTGGGAGTCGGTGCCTTGGAACAATACCTCCCGATTCTGAAGGAATTGGGGGATGAACAGCTGTTGGCTACGGCAACACAAATGGACAAGAAATATAAAGCTGTATTTATGTAA
- a CDS encoding glutamine--tRNA ligase/YqeY domain fusion protein, producing the protein MVEEEKSLNFIEEIIEEDLRNGKNDGRVLTRFPPEPNGYLHIGHAKSICLNFSLAQKYNGKTNLRFDDTNPVTEDVEYVDSIKKDIQWLGFQWAEELYTSDYFDTLYEYAKQLIKHDLAYVDDSNSEEIAASKGTPTKPGVPTVYRSRSIEENLQLFEDMRAGKYKDGEKVLRAKIDLASPNMHMRDPILYRIKHADHHRTGDKWPIYPMYDFAHGQSDSIEKITHSVCTLEFIPHRPLYDWLIDRLEIFPSKQYEFARLNLSYTVMSKRKLLQLVNEKLVDSWDDPRMPTISGLRRRGYTPESIRNFCERIGIQKRENMIDVSLLEFCIREDLNKTAWRRMAVLDPIKLVITNYPEGQVEELEGENNPEVEGGEGNRMIPFSKELWIEREDFMEDAPKKFFRLGPGLSVRLKHGYIVTCTDFKKDEQGNVTEVYCEYAPNSKSGEDTSGIKVKGTIHWVSVAHAKEAEVRLYDRLFQDENPAAAEDFKASINPDSLQIIEKAYIEPDLANAEVGKGYQFIRLGYFTLDSKHTTADKLVFNRTVTLKDSWAKEAKKG; encoded by the coding sequence ATGGTAGAAGAAGAAAAATCATTGAATTTTATTGAAGAGATTATCGAAGAGGATCTTCGTAATGGGAAGAATGACGGTCGTGTCCTGACCCGTTTCCCGCCAGAACCAAATGGTTATCTTCATATTGGACATGCAAAGTCAATCTGTCTGAACTTTTCTTTAGCACAGAAGTACAATGGCAAAACAAATCTACGTTTCGATGACACCAATCCGGTAACGGAGGATGTGGAATACGTAGACAGCATCAAAAAAGATATTCAATGGTTGGGCTTCCAGTGGGCCGAGGAATTATATACCTCAGACTATTTCGATACTTTATACGAATATGCAAAACAGCTGATCAAGCATGATCTAGCTTATGTAGACGATAGCAACTCCGAGGAAATTGCTGCTTCCAAAGGTACGCCGACAAAACCAGGTGTGCCAACAGTATACCGCAGCCGTTCTATTGAGGAGAACCTGCAGTTATTTGAGGACATGCGTGCAGGGAAATATAAGGATGGCGAGAAGGTTCTTCGTGCGAAGATCGACTTGGCCAGCCCGAACATGCACATGCGTGACCCGATCCTGTACCGTATCAAGCATGCTGACCACCACCGTACAGGTGATAAATGGCCAATCTACCCGATGTACGATTTTGCCCATGGCCAATCGGACTCGATCGAGAAGATTACCCATTCGGTATGTACGCTGGAGTTTATTCCGCATCGCCCTTTATACGATTGGTTGATTGACAGGTTAGAAATCTTCCCTTCAAAACAATATGAATTTGCACGCTTGAACCTTTCCTATACGGTCATGAGCAAGCGCAAGTTACTGCAATTGGTGAACGAGAAATTAGTAGACAGCTGGGATGACCCACGCATGCCTACGATTTCCGGACTGCGCCGCCGTGGATATACACCAGAAAGTATCCGTAACTTCTGTGAGCGGATCGGTATCCAGAAGCGTGAGAATATGATCGATGTCAGTTTATTGGAATTCTGTATCCGCGAGGATCTGAACAAGACCGCTTGGCGCCGAATGGCCGTGTTGGATCCAATCAAATTGGTGATCACCAACTATCCAGAAGGACAGGTTGAAGAATTGGAAGGAGAGAACAATCCAGAAGTTGAAGGTGGTGAGGGCAATCGCATGATCCCTTTCTCAAAGGAGCTATGGATCGAGCGTGAGGACTTTATGGAAGACGCACCGAAGAAGTTCTTCCGTTTGGGACCTGGGCTTTCCGTACGCCTGAAACATGGTTACATCGTAACCTGTACTGACTTCAAGAAAGACGAGCAAGGCAATGTGACGGAGGTTTACTGTGAGTATGCGCCGAACTCCAAATCTGGAGAAGATACTTCCGGCATCAAGGTGAAAGGCACGATCCACTGGGTATCTGTTGCTCATGCCAAGGAAGCGGAAGTACGCCTGTACGACCGTCTTTTCCAAGATGAAAACCCTGCAGCTGCCGAGGATTTCAAGGCATCCATCAATCCGGATAGTCTGCAGATCATTGAAAAAGCTTATATCGAACCCGACTTGGCCAATGCCGAGGTTGGAAAAGGGTATCAGTTTATTCGCTTGGGTTATTTCACCCTAGACAGTAAACATACGACTGCCGATAAATTGGTTTTCAATAGAACAGTAACACTGAAAGACTCCTGGGCTAAGGAGGCTAAAAAAGGATAA
- a CDS encoding FAD-dependent oxidoreductase — MKLRIVFLICLLLPVLAFSQKKKGSPKLLVYGSDVTAWSAAVQAAKSNVETVLVLDSPFLGKELTDDRLAIQHALALDGGQWMWLLMDMAGSKSRSDSVATITKRDFNPQLAKNALEKSVDAQANLTVIPNQQVIKADKGRRAWEITLSNRQRYSVLSVLDASVDGTIAKSAGIPVDSLSKGSLTAMKDVNLAISRTTVAVGELDQQPQLVFLRDLLQGEKENVLDIGLMRSIAKSPENIGFRSAYGQALGATAAYLAFFKTTSKKIDIRKLQAELLAFNVRMTPYADVATDDRDFKALQKFFLTGVFLGREEQGQYVFDRKGYVKFSDIKDILNDIYTRSQLWFLDNYRDEEMTWKDVIGLIKFVSFKGDEVERQIEKDWSTKFKFEGTYKPEDKITREQFAIITDLFTTSFAKAINLDGTFVK, encoded by the coding sequence ATGAAATTGAGGATAGTATTCCTGATCTGCTTGTTGCTTCCGGTGCTGGCTTTTTCACAGAAGAAAAAGGGCTCGCCAAAGTTGCTGGTGTATGGATCGGATGTGACGGCGTGGAGTGCGGCAGTTCAGGCGGCGAAGTCAAATGTGGAAACGGTATTGGTGCTGGATTCTCCTTTCTTGGGGAAAGAGCTGACGGATGATCGCTTGGCCATTCAGCATGCATTGGCATTGGATGGCGGGCAGTGGATGTGGCTATTGATGGACATGGCGGGCAGTAAGAGCCGTTCGGATTCCGTGGCCACGATCACCAAGCGCGATTTCAATCCGCAATTGGCGAAGAATGCTTTGGAAAAATCCGTTGATGCGCAGGCCAATCTGACCGTTATCCCCAATCAGCAGGTAATCAAGGCCGACAAGGGTAGACGGGCGTGGGAAATTACGCTTTCCAACAGACAGCGTTATTCCGTGCTCAGTGTCTTGGATGCTAGCGTGGATGGAACTATTGCAAAATCAGCTGGCATACCTGTGGATAGCCTTTCGAAGGGATCCCTTACGGCCATGAAGGATGTGAACCTGGCCATCTCGCGGACAACAGTTGCTGTTGGTGAACTGGATCAACAGCCGCAGCTCGTTTTCTTGCGCGATCTGTTGCAGGGCGAAAAAGAAAATGTGCTGGATATTGGATTGATGCGCAGTATAGCCAAGTCACCAGAAAATATAGGTTTTCGTTCCGCATACGGGCAGGCATTGGGTGCAACGGCCGCGTACCTGGCTTTCTTTAAAACGACTAGCAAGAAAATCGATATCCGTAAATTGCAGGCGGAACTCTTGGCTTTTAATGTTCGCATGACCCCCTATGCCGATGTAGCTACCGATGATCGCGACTTCAAAGCCCTGCAGAAATTCTTTTTAACGGGCGTATTCCTGGGTAGGGAGGAGCAGGGTCAGTACGTGTTCGATCGGAAGGGATATGTTAAGTTTTCTGATATTAAGGATATTCTGAATGATATCTATACACGGAGCCAATTGTGGTTTCTCGACAATTACCGCGATGAAGAGATGACCTGGAAGGATGTCATCGGATTGATCAAGTTTGTGTCCTTTAAGGGTGATGAGGTGGAAAGACAGATTGAAAAGGATTGGAGCACAAAATTTAAATTTGAAGGCACGTATAAGCCGGAAGACAAGATAACCCGTGAACAGTTTGCCATCATCACGGATCTTTTCACGACTTCGTTCGCAAAGGCGATTAACCTGGATGGGACCTTCGTCAAATAG
- a CDS encoding carbonic anhydrase: MGQKELELGFNQILEGNKDWMDFVSKDESGRFQQLAKGQAPEVLWIGCADSRVPANELTGKKPGEVFVHRNIANMCVHSDMSMLAVLDYAVNVLKVKHIIVAGHYGCGGVAASLSSQQYGIIDNWLCHIKDVYRLHAAEIDAIENHDDKVNRLIELNVKEQVFNLTTTSIVQNAWKNGAELAVHGMVINIGTGQLIDLDTTFDSNENLGQVFAYK, from the coding sequence ATGGGACAAAAAGAATTAGAACTTGGATTTAATCAGATTTTAGAAGGTAACAAAGACTGGATGGACTTCGTCAGCAAAGATGAGAGCGGACGTTTTCAACAACTTGCTAAAGGGCAAGCTCCTGAAGTGTTATGGATTGGTTGTGCGGATAGCCGAGTTCCTGCAAATGAATTGACCGGTAAAAAGCCGGGAGAGGTATTTGTACACCGTAATATCGCAAACATGTGCGTGCATTCCGACATGAGTATGTTGGCAGTGCTTGACTATGCGGTGAATGTATTGAAGGTAAAGCACATTATCGTAGCTGGCCATTACGGCTGTGGTGGTGTTGCTGCTTCTTTGAGCAGCCAGCAATACGGAATCATCGACAATTGGTTGTGCCACATCAAAGATGTTTATCGCTTACATGCTGCTGAAATTGATGCCATCGAGAACCACGATGATAAAGTCAACCGGTTGATCGAATTGAACGTTAAGGAACAGGTATTCAACCTGACAACAACGTCCATCGTTCAAAACGCATGGAAAAATGGCGCTGAACTAGCGGTTCATGGTATGGTCATCAACATCGGTACCGGTCAATTGATCGACTTGGATACAACGTTTGATTCCAACGAAAACCTAGGTCAGGTATTCGCTTATAAATAG
- a CDS encoding SulP family inorganic anion transporter: protein MFGTRTSAFLKLSKRDLKYDFPASIVVFLVALPLCLGIAMASGAPLFAGILTGIIGGIVVASISGSPLSVSGPAAGLTVIVLGAIQQLGAYETFILAVLLAGVIQVILGIVKAGMIGNYFPSSVILGMLAAIGITIILKQIPLAFGMTEANPFDFENGGMAAFTSTILSSVNWGATIICLLSLAVLIFWPNIKKLNKIPAPLIVVLLGVGLGFAFQGTGLALNPDHFVSIPVVNSFAEFKGLFIFPDFTQIFNKEVWIVAFTIAIIASLETLLSIEAVDKLDPLKRNSPTNRELLAQGIGNMTSGFLGGLPMTSVIVRSSANANAGGRTRQSAMLHGLWLLVALLAIPSIINLIPLAGLAAILLHTGYKLAKPALFKQMLTKGLDQFIPFVVTVAAVVFTDLLTGVGIGIVVATFYILRANMHNAYHLNITPSKSDESETAVITLAEEVSFLNKAPIQQKLYNLPKSVKSIVIDGQKSKFIDKDVIDVIKDFEQNALSKGLDIELNDVTYKRRMMPRKQKLQKVV, encoded by the coding sequence ATGTTTGGTACACGTACGTCCGCTTTTCTTAAACTCTCGAAAAGGGACTTAAAATATGACTTCCCAGCAAGTATTGTAGTATTCTTAGTGGCATTGCCATTATGTTTGGGAATTGCAATGGCTTCCGGCGCGCCATTATTCGCCGGTATTTTAACAGGTATTATTGGTGGTATTGTTGTCGCATCGATCTCCGGGTCCCCGCTGAGCGTCAGTGGTCCTGCAGCAGGTCTGACGGTAATCGTTCTTGGTGCCATCCAGCAATTGGGTGCCTACGAGACCTTTATTCTTGCTGTATTGCTGGCCGGTGTTATTCAGGTTATCCTGGGTATCGTTAAGGCGGGAATGATCGGAAACTATTTCCCATCTTCCGTGATCTTGGGTATGCTTGCCGCTATCGGTATCACGATCATCTTGAAACAGATCCCTTTAGCTTTCGGTATGACGGAAGCCAACCCGTTCGATTTTGAGAACGGCGGAATGGCAGCCTTTACCAGCACGATCCTTTCCAGTGTAAACTGGGGAGCAACCATTATCTGTCTCCTTTCTTTGGCCGTTTTGATTTTCTGGCCGAACATCAAGAAGTTGAACAAAATCCCAGCACCGTTAATCGTCGTATTATTGGGTGTTGGATTGGGTTTTGCATTCCAGGGAACTGGATTGGCTCTAAATCCGGATCACTTTGTATCCATTCCCGTAGTGAACTCATTCGCTGAATTCAAGGGCTTGTTTATCTTCCCTGACTTTACGCAGATCTTCAATAAAGAAGTATGGATCGTAGCCTTTACCATCGCAATCATTGCGAGTTTGGAGACGCTTTTGAGCATCGAGGCTGTAGATAAACTGGATCCATTGAAGCGTAATTCACCGACAAACAGAGAGCTTTTGGCTCAGGGTATCGGTAATATGACTTCCGGTTTCTTGGGTGGTCTACCGATGACGTCGGTTATCGTTCGTTCTTCGGCAAATGCCAATGCGGGCGGCCGTACGAGACAATCGGCAATGTTGCACGGTCTATGGTTATTGGTTGCTTTATTGGCAATCCCAAGCATCATCAACTTGATTCCATTGGCGGGCTTGGCAGCTATCCTATTGCACACCGGATATAAATTGGCGAAGCCAGCGCTGTTCAAGCAGATGTTGACCAAAGGATTGGATCAGTTTATTCCATTTGTGGTTACTGTTGCGGCGGTTGTATTCACGGATCTATTGACAGGTGTTGGTATCGGTATTGTTGTAGCAACGTTCTACATCCTTCGTGCGAACATGCACAATGCATACCACTTGAACATCACACCTTCAAAAAGTGATGAAAGCGAAACCGCAGTCATTACTTTGGCAGAAGAGGTTTCTTTCTTAAATAAGGCGCCTATTCAGCAAAAGTTGTATAACTTGCCAAAAAGCGTGAAATCCATTGTTATCGATGGACAAAAGAGTAAGTTTATCGACAAGGATGTCATTGATGTCATCAAGGATTTCGAGCAGAATGCACTGAGCAAGGGCTTGGATATCGAACTGAATGATGTCACGTACAAGCGCAGAATGATGCCACGCAAACAAAAACTTCAAAAAGTAGTTTAA